The genomic window TAGAACTGCAGACGGTGCTCCTGCACGGAGCAGAACGGTATCAAAACGTGATCATGCCCGGTTATACCCACTTACAAAAGGCGCAGCCGATTACCCTGGCGCACCATTTTCTGGCGTATTTCGAGATGTTTCAGCGGGACTTTGCGCGCCTGGAGGACTGTTACCGGCGCACCAATGTCATGCCTCTGGGTTCCGGGGCCCTGGCGGGGACGACCTTTCCGATTGATCGTCAGTTTGTGGCCCGACAGCTGGGTTTTCCGACGATTACGGCCAACAGCCTGGACGGGGTGAGCGACCGGGATTTCGCCATTGAGTTCGCTGCTGCAGCCAGTCTGATCATGGTCCATCTCAGCCGCTTCTGCGAAGAACTGATCCTCTGGTCAACCGATGAGTTCCGGTTTGTGGAGATGGATGATGCCTACAGCACGGGCAGCAGCATCATGCCGCAGAAGAAGAACCCGGATGTGGCAGAACTGGTGCGTGGAAAAAGCGGGCGGGTTTTTGGCAGTTTAATGACTCTGCTGACGGTAATGAAAGGGCTGCCGCTGGCCTATAACAAGGACATGCAGGAGGATAAAGAAGCCCTCTTCGATGCGGTGGATACCGTGAAGAAATGCCTGCTGGTCTTTACGCCAATGGTAAGGACCCTGAAGGTCAATCAGGAGCAGATGTACAAGGGGGCAAAAGGTGGTTTTACCAATGCCACCGACCTGGCCGATTATCTGGTGAGAAAAGGGGTTCCCTTCCGGGAGGCCCATGCCATTGTTGGCCGGTTGGTGCTCCACTGCTTGCAGGCCAATAAAAACCTGGAAGAACTGGCTTTAAATGAGTTTCTACAGTTTTCCCCAGTTTTCAGTGAGGATGTTTATGCGGCCATCCGGGTAGAGGCTTGCGTCGAGGCCAGAAAAGTGACGGGTGGTCCGGCGACCCAGGCAGTCCGCGAGGCGCTTGAACGTGCCCGCCTTTTGGTGGCCGAAAACAAGCGAATGCTGGCGAAAGAGGAATAGCCTACCAGCGACAACAGCAGATGTAGC from Bacillota bacterium includes these protein-coding regions:
- the argH gene encoding argininosuccinate lyase, with amino-acid sequence MKLWGGRFQKETDRLVEDFHSSISFDQRLYRQDIQGSIAHATMLGQCGIISPAEAMQIVAGLQEILADIEAGRVEFDVGAEDIHMNIEKLLTQRIGEVGKKLHTARSRNDQVALDIRMYLKDEIAQIQELLVELQTVLLHGAERYQNVIMPGYTHLQKAQPITLAHHFLAYFEMFQRDFARLEDCYRRTNVMPLGSGALAGTTFPIDRQFVARQLGFPTITANSLDGVSDRDFAIEFAAAASLIMVHLSRFCEELILWSTDEFRFVEMDDAYSTGSSIMPQKKNPDVAELVRGKSGRVFGSLMTLLTVMKGLPLAYNKDMQEDKEALFDAVDTVKKCLLVFTPMVRTLKVNQEQMYKGAKGGFTNATDLADYLVRKGVPFREAHAIVGRLVLHCLQANKNLEELALNEFLQFSPVFSEDVYAAIRVEACVEARKVTGGPATQAVREALERARLLVAENKRMLAKEE